From the Lathyrus oleraceus cultivar Zhongwan6 chromosome 3, CAAS_Psat_ZW6_1.0, whole genome shotgun sequence genome, the window CAAGCATTTGTACCAAGCAAAGATAAGGAAGTTGAAACGAGGTGACACTGGATTGAGGAAATGTGAGTGTCCGTTTAAATTGTGCAGATACCGCATGGCGGATGAGGCATGGAAATTTAATGTGATTTTTGGTGTATATAATCATGCATTGACTGAAAAGCTAGTCGACCATCCCATTATATGTCGCCTTGTGTCGGAGGAAAGGGAACATGTTTCGGACATGACCTTAAACATGGTGGCTCCGAAAAACATACTCGCGACTTTGAAACGGAAAAGACCTCCAAATGTTTGAAATATCAAGCAAATATACAATGTGTGTGCTTGAGACAACAAGGCGATAAGAGGACCAAGATCTGATATACAATAAATGTTAAAGCTTTTGGAAGATGAAGACTATGTATCGAGGTACAAAGTATGTGAGGGTAAAGTTATTGTTCGAGATATATTTTGGAGTTATCTGAATTCCATTTTCTTTACACAAACTAGAATGACAATTTGGTCAACACTAATAAGTGAGATTAAAATAAAAGTTGAACTAGGTGCACAATGAACTTGATGAATTAATCAACTAAATAAAATCAGATAATTCTCATTAAAGTCCTAGTCTAAGGGATCATACAAAAATCAAGATTTTTAAGCCTTAATGGCAAAATGGTTATTATAACAAAAATGGAATAATTAGGAAAATAAACTTTAATCAAGAACTAATCCTAATTATATTTAATCATGCCAAAAAATAATTAGTCAGATTATTCTGATCATAACCTAATTCTAAAATTAAATTGTACTAAAAGAAAAATCTAATgctaattaatataataaatcaAGATTAATCCTGATTGACATAAAAGATCACTAATCTAAATAATGAGAAACTAATGTTAAGGTTAATAAAATAAATTAACATTAACCAAGTCCTAATCCTACAATTTAATCAAGAATAAATTTCCAATTGAACTTGAtcaaaaaacaaacaaaaaaagtAGAAATAGGAATGGTGGTGGTCCTGCCAGCGTTTGGGCCTAATTGAAGGCCCAAGTGTATCATTGATGAATTTGAGGAGGGTGTAGCGGGCTTGGAGATGTGCAGAAAGCAATGCGATTGGACCTTGGCCCAAATTTACAACCCAGGAGCAAGGCATGGTATGATTGTGTGATAAAGCCAACATCGTTTGGGCTTTAGGCCCAATCCCAGCCTAAACACAAAGTTGAAACCAACACCATCAGCCGAAAATGAGAATTCATCCATCAGCTCCGGCCAAAGCACTTATGAGCAAATAAGCATCATACGCGGACGAAACGACTCCAAGCTGAAAAGCGCTTATGTGATTGACTTTTGCGTTTCACCAACATCACGTCGTCTTCTTCGTATTCGTCCTTCATTCATCATGGCATCGTATTTGTTTCGCATTTTTAGAGCAGTTTCGAATCATCTAAAACGCGCAACTCAACATCGCGTTCCACAACCGAAGCCTACAGATTCACGTTTCCTCCACTCTCATCTCAATTCAACCATTCAAATTCCTCATACAGATTTCTCAACCACAAATTAAAAGACACCACTCCTAATTGCGTCTAACATCAACAGATTTGATCAAAATCGAAATGCAATCAACGCAAAATCGAGACGAAAAGTGGATTGAAGTAAGAAGTATcgataataataataattagaaTATAATTCTCTTTAATTATTATGATTTGTAAATCTGATATTGACTCATTATTCACTCACCTAATTAGTGGAGAGTTTATAGGAAAGTTGTTAGCCTGACTCTTCTTTAATTATTATGATTTGTAAATCTGATATTGACCAATTATTCACTCACCTAATTAGTGGAGAGTTTATAGGAAAGTTGTTAGCCCGACTCACTCCATTTAGGTTTACTTATGTTTACTTGGGTTGTATATATACATGACAGTAACTAATGAGTAAAGAATGAATTCTTTACACAATTCTTTTCTTTCAATTTCTTATATGGTATCAGAGCTGAAACGGTCCAGCCCCATCCCCCTCTAAATCAGGACGCCGTTCCTAACCCCAACTGCCACCCCCGCCACCATGGCCAGTGACAACTATACCTCAATCACCAACCCCTATGAACCATCCAAACCACTCTCTTGCATCACCCTTGGCAGTGTAATCAAACTTCTTACCACCAATTACCTTAATTGGCAACTCCAGGTTGAAGCTTTCCTTGATGGCTATGATCTCCTACAATACCCAGATGGATCGTTACCGGCGCCGCCCAAAATAATCACCACCACTGCCACAACTCCAGTGACAACAACCAATCCCGCCTATCAAACATGGCGACAACAAGATCGCCTCATCTATGGCGCCCTCCTCACCACCCTCTCAAATGAGGTCGCCTCCTTGGTGTCCCATACAAAGACCTCGCACGATCTTTGGACCCTCCTCAAAAACACATATGCCAAGGCTTCTCGCAGCCATCTCAAGCAACTAAAGGAGCGTCTCCGGACATCATCCAAAAGTACTCAATCCATCACCATCTATATGCATTCCCTGAAGCAAACAGGCGATCTCTTTGCCTCGCTTGGATCACCTGTCTCCATTGAAGATATGACTGATTATATCCTGCGCGGCCTCGACGACGGCTATCCCGTTGTCTTTGACGGAGTGAATGAAAGGGATAACCCAATTACCTTTGATGACCTTCTTGAGAAGCTTCTCATCCAGGAACTCTCAATCGCTGTTGTTCAGTAACAGACCCCCGCCTCACTCATCGCCTTTAATGCTCAGGCGAGACCTAATTACAATAACAACAAACCGCGCCCTTCCTAGCTCCCTGCACAACCAAATAAATGCCCTGGAAATCGCAAACCCTTCCTCGAAAAATGTCAGTGGTGTAATGTCAAAGGACATGTTCTATCCCAGTGTCGCACATTCGGACAATAACATCCTGGTATCCCGCCACCTCCTTGGGACTCGCCCCAAGTCAACACTGCAACTGCTGCTTTCCCACAAGCTGATTTTTTGGTTGATAGTGGAGCAACACATCACATAAAAAATGACCTTGAAAATATGGCAATTCATCATCCCTACACGGGTCCTGACTCACTGCTTATGGGAAACGGTTCAAGTTTAAACATCTCTCACTGTTGAACACTTTAAATTAATGATTTATCCTTGTTTAATCTTCTGTGTGTTCCCTCCATGAAACAACAAATCATTTCTGTCTCCTAACTTACCAAACTAACTAACTCAGTAGTTCTCTTTTTGCCACATTTTTTTTATGTGAAGGACTTAAAGATTGGTCAAACAACCCATAAAGGCTCATGTGTCGATGGACTCTATCGTTGTCCCTCCCCCACACCATCTGTTCACACCGTTCACAAGGACTCACCCACATCATGGCACCATAGGCTTGGACACCCTTCATCCTCTATTTTCAAATTTATTTCCCAGCATTTTTCTTTAGGCACACATAAATTCTAGCAATCTGATTGTAATTCATGTCAAATTAGTAAAAGTCACAAGCTTCCTTTCCATGAATCCACTCTTATATCGTCTTATCCATTAGAAATAATTTTTTCAGATGTATGGACTTTTCCCATTTTATCTATTGATGGTCTCCGCTACTATTTCATGTTTGTTGATCACTTCACTCGTTATATTTGACTCTATCCAATGAAACACAAATCTGGTGTATAAGTCGTATTTCCCAAATTTAAATCACTTGTTGAAAATTTCTATAAACAACAAATAAAAATCATGTACACAGATAATGGTGGTGAGTACATTGGTTCTTCGTCCTTTTCTAAGCAATCATGGTATAAGTCATCACACCACTCCACCCCACACACCTGAACATAATGGAATTTCAGAACGCCGGAATCTCCACATTACCGAGACTGGTCTCGCCCTTCTCCATCACTCAGGCCTACCCCTCACCTATTGGCCTCACGCCATGACTACTGCAGCCTACCTCATAAATCGCCTTCCCACTCCCATTCTTGGGTACCACTCACCCTACTTCAAATTGCACAACATTATCCCGGACTACCATAAATTAAAATGTTTTGGATGTTTGTGTTTTCCTTGGATAAAACCATATGCCAACCATAAACTTGCACAAAAGTCTACTATGTGTGTTTTTGTAGGTTACTCGGCCGATCAACATGCATACCTATGTCTCGATCCCACAACGAGAAAAATTTACACCTCTCGCCATGTAAAGTTTGTCAAATCGAAATTTCCATTTAGCTCCCTTGCAATTCAAACACAGGCCCTCGCTCCAGACTCGACGCTCGCTTCGCCAAACCAAAACAAGCTCACTCAAATCATTCAAAAGCCTACAACTCCAATCACAAATGAACTCACCCATATCACTCACTCATCTACACCCTCATCACCAATCCCTAATGACCTCGCCGACACCACTCAATAGCAGCCGCCCTTCTCACAAACTTCCAGTGAGCTCACCGAACCCACTCAAACGTCTTCGCCCCCTTCACCAAACTCCAATGAGCTCGCTCAAAACATTCAAATGTCCTTGCCCCCGTCCCCAATATCCAATGAGCTGGCCCACATCACTACATTGCCAACGCCTCCACCACCGCCACCACCCACTGCTCACTCACACAAAAATCAGTCGACCAACGACGGTGGGATCATCACCCGTTCTCAAAACAACATCGTTAAGCCCATCAAAAAGCTTAACCTTCATGTTCGCCCCTTATGTCCCATCGAACCCAGTAATATCACTCAAGCCCTTCGTGACCCTGATTGGCGCTCAGCTATGCAAGCTGAATTTGATGCCTTACACAATAATAACACCTGAGATCTTGTTAGTCGGTCCTCTGCTCAGAATTTGGTTGGGTGTAAATGGTTTTTTCGAATCAAACGGAATCCAGATGGCTCCATTGATCGTTACAAGGCACAGCTAGTCGCCAAAGGGTTTCATCAACGTCCTGGTTGTGACTACACAGAAAACATTCAATCCAGTTGTTAAACCGACGACTATTCGAATTGTCCTCACACTTGCAGTTCGCCAAGGATGGTCCCTTCGTTAGCTTGACGTCAACAATGCGTTCCTCCAAGGGACGCTCAAGGAGGAAGTATTCATGCTACAGCCATCTGGATTTATCAACAAAAACTTCCCTGGTCATATTTGTCGCCTCAAAAAGGCGCTCTATGGGCTAAAGCAAGCACCCCGTGCCTGGTATACGGAGCTCTGAGTATTCCTATTATCCCTTGGCTTCGTCAACTCCACTGTTGATGCCTCTTTATTCATCCACCATAAACCAGGAGTTACATTATACTTATTAGTACATGTTGATGATATCATTGTCACTGAGAGTTCTCATGCAGAGGTCTCCACACTCATCGGCACCCGTGTCGCTCGCTTTTCTTTGAAAGATCTTGGATGTCTTAACTATTTCTTAGGGGTCTAAGTGATTCCCTCTACTACGGATATATTCCTTTCACAAAGGAAATATATCACTGATCTACTACATAAATTAGGCATGATAGATACGAAACCAACATCCACTCCAATGTCTGCCACATATAAGTTACTCAAGGATTCAGACAATCTCCTACCCTCCCCAACCGAGTATCGAGCGCTCGTTGGCAGCCTCCAATACTTGATCCTTACTCGCCCAGACATTGCCTTCAGCACCAACAAGCCAACCTAATTCATGCAGAACCCTAGAACGACGCATTGGACTGCACTCAAAAGAGTGCTCAGATGCTTGGCGAGTTCATGTGACAAAGGTGTCTTCATCTCGGCGACCGCCCCACTAAATTTCCACGCGTACTCAGATGCGGACTGGGCGGGCGACAAGGATGATTATATTTCTACCACTGGCTACCTATTATATCTTGGCAGCACGCCCATCTCTTGGAGCTCTCGAAAACAGCGTTTTGTTGCTCGATCGTCCACAGAAGCAGAATATAAAGCCTTGGCTGACACGGCGAGTGAGCTACTATGGGTCCTTTCCCTACTCACCAAACTTGGCCACACTCCAACAGCCAATCCAGTCATCTATTGTGACAATCTTGGTGCTACCCATCTTAGTGCTAATCATGTATTTCACTCTCGGATGAAACATATAACCTTAGCATACCACTTTGTTCGAGAAAATGTTCAACATGGAAAATTTCGCGTATCCTTTGTTTCTACAGATGATCAACTTGTTGATATTCTAACCAAACCCCTGCTTCGTCCTCAATTCGATTACTTACTGTCCAAGTTGCATCTCTCATTCAGACCATACAACTTGCGGGAGgatatcaataataataataattagaatttaattttctttaattattatgatttataaATATGATATTGACCTATTATTCACTCACCTAATTAGTGGAGAGTTTATAACAAAGTTATTAGCCTGACTCTTCTTTAATTATTATGATTTGTAAATCTGATATTGATCAATTATTCACTCACCTAATTAGTGGAGAGTTTATAGGAAAGTTGTTAGTCTGACTCACTCCATTTAGATTTACTTAGGTTTACTTGGGTTGTATATATACATGATAGTAACTAATGAGTAAAGAATGAATTCTTTAAACAATTCTTTTCTTTCAATTTCTTATAAGAAGAACTCACCGAATTCATTCTTCGATTCGAATAGATACAAACTCTTTTTCTTTACTTCTGAACCGCTCTTCTTCTTTTGAGACCTCCTCATTCTTCTTCTTCGTTTGCTTCCTCTGGTTGTGCTTCTGGTTTTCGATCTCTCCGGTTTTTGATATGGAACATTCAAAGCTGGTGATGCAGAGTGAAATTTTTTGATGCAGAATGGAGAAGCCTCTTGATTGAAGATAGGTGAACATTATTTATAGacctttccttcctcaatctgTTAGAAATATAACTGAAATTTTTGAGTTA encodes:
- the LOC127131851 gene encoding uncharacterized protein LOC127131851; this encodes MSVDVKSVKPKHDVKPDEANDDVQSEEANDDVKLNARSADVKVDVPAKVTNKETFFVCEHMLHRYRMADEAWKFNVIFGVYNHALTEKLVDHPIICRLVSEEREHVSDMTLNMVAPKNILATLKRKRPPNV